The following coding sequences lie in one Bacteroidales bacterium genomic window:
- a CDS encoding 30S ribosomal protein S16: MPARIRLQRHGKKGQAYYHIVIADGRAPRDGKFIESIGTYNPLTIPADIKLDIEKAMTWLKNGAQPSETAKAILAYKGVLYKYHLSKGVAKGALTEEMAEAKFQQWMQEKEAKVLDKKNKHILGKKEAHKKRLEAESKVNEAKSQEVARKRAQQLAKEQQEEAESAVETEVSDEVSVNEETPETTPAEKAPETTQPEETSEEKAE, from the coding sequence ATGCCAGCAAGAATCAGATTACAACGCCATGGTAAAAAAGGACAAGCTTATTACCATATTGTAATTGCGGATGGTCGTGCACCACGTGACGGAAAGTTCATTGAGAGCATTGGCACCTACAACCCGCTTACAATTCCGGCAGACATTAAACTTGACATTGAAAAAGCCATGACATGGTTGAAAAACGGCGCCCAGCCGTCAGAAACAGCCAAAGCTATCTTGGCTTATAAGGGAGTTTTGTACAAATACCACCTGAGCAAGGGTGTTGCCAAAGGCGCACTCACCGAGGAGATGGCCGAAGCTAAGTTCCAGCAGTGGATGCAGGAAAAAGAAGCCAAAGTACTGGATAAGAAAAATAAACACATACTAGGCAAGAAAGAAGCCCATAAGAAACGCCTGGAAGCCGAATCGAAAGTAAACGAAGCTAAATCACAGGAAGTGGCCAGAAAAAGGGCTCAACAGCTGGCCAAAGAACAACAGGAAGAAGCCGAATCCGCTGTTGAAACCGAAGTCTCTGATGAAGTGTCTGTAAACGAAGAAACTCCGGAAACGACACCCGCAGAAAAAGCTCCCGAAACAACACAGCCTGAAGAAACTTCAGAAGAAAAAGCTGAATAA